The DNA region acaatacaatggGACCCTTGAtgggttttttttttgagatttAGAGGTAAACAGTTAACGAGGCGCGGAATAATATATGAGGTTGTCAGTTctccatatttattatttgtgcgGCCTGTCCGAAGTTTTAAGCTGCATAATATCGCTCTTCGAGTTCGACATTGCTTCTCAGGGCTACGTCGAAAaagtttttctatatattgttatatcatAAATGGCTAGAGAAACTGTGTTCTCACCACATTATCATAACCGGATTGACTTGAGAATAATAACGGAAGGAACTcggtaattaatattataatttctcagattttgtaaaaagatttttaaatttaaagtgacAAAACTTCATAAATcgaattaattttcattcattttatcaatttatttttcgaaTAATGATCAATATTTGTAGTAAACAGTGGCTATAATCCGACCATACTCAGTGTGgggttttaataataacaacgataatatatatagggttaatactttatttaaatatgaaaaaattgcCGATACATTCATTCACACATACATAGCCAGCACCTTCCTTTAATcactatgaaataatttttaatgtaaataactttaaataaaaaaggaatgtCCACGCTTGGCACAATTTGTGTTTTGTACTTGTTTCGTATTCTTTGGATTCAACATAACTATGACACTGATGTATTTGTCAATgttaaaaagaattttaacTTTGCGagattcaattttaattgaatgcATGTTTTCTATTCAAgaaacatatatgtatactcAAATGAGTAAATTCTACTTCCCTACTCAAAATATAGTAGAAATTGTAAAACAATGGAATGTAGTAGGTATATgtaattttgatatttgtaCTTGACTATCTTTAAAAAGGAAtgacatttaatatttcatttctaaGACTATatgatacataatatactaaaaactatatatatatacatatatatatgatataacaatatatatatataaaaaagataggAATGTTATATAAGTGTGTATAGACTGCAAATGGCaagatataatatgtttatagtaTAACTATGTGAACAATTGTGCTTctgttcaataaatatatcactATAATAcatctaaaacaaaaaaggttTACGCATATATTTTTCGTTTCGTTTACCTCTAtatcaaataacatttaaaaaatacagcaGCAGccaaaattaaagaatttataagtaaaagaaGTTATCCTTATCATAAGTTCATATCAATTTGGAACTCATagataatgaaattttaaatatttataaaatttataactgatattacttaatttacCACCAAACACAGGCAAAACACTCTTTTACCCTCAGATTTAAGATTAAGTTTAACACTCATGTGTCAAACATGTTTTTGATGTTTATAATGAGACATAAGCATTTGCTTTGTTCGTACAGAGTCAAACATCTAGCCTTTTTTACTTAACAAGATTCAACTAAATAGATATAAGGTTTTCTATCCATACCTCTAAATATTGTGCTTTAGCagcatttataaatatcagcTAATCTTGAAAAGGTAAGGTGATCCAATGACACAAATTTAGACCCTGTGAATTATGTTTAAGCTAAAAGTTTGCAATGTACTAAGCATAGGGAAAtgaaaacctaaaaaaaaaatttgcatTCATTTTGTGTCACAGTATTGTGGAtccatttcttttaaaattattaagaaaatgtgtgattttcCTCAATTTCAATATACCTTGACCATAATTTAGGAAGCCGCTGCAATTTCTACAGCAACTTCTTGTGATACTAGATTTTCTCCCTCAGATGGCTGTTCAGTTGCAGTCAATTCTTTATTTTCACTATATTCAATTGTAGAAAAAAACTCATCAATCCCATTTACTTTGATGCCATTTATAAGAATGTCTTGGAGTTTTTCTCCAAAATCTGGGTCAGTCTCGGTTACTGCCTTAATCAAGCGTTCTTTTTGATCCTCATTCCATGTTGGATACCATTCGTTAAATAGCTTAATCTGGaagataataatagaaaatgacATCTTATTCTTTATTAGATAGggcaaaatttattaaaaaaaactgcaaAAGTGAAGAGATATAGCAAGTGATACTTAAATAATTGCGAAAGTATTGgcttatttattgattttaaaaatgaagcCCAAGCATAAATGTATCTGGCTTATtacaaagtaaatttttttctataaataggCTTGTTAAGCAAACTTACACGACACTGAAACAAGCTCAAGGGCTTGTCATCACAGGTAAGTGTAGAGAGACCT from Pieris brassicae chromosome 2, ilPieBrab1.1, whole genome shotgun sequence includes:
- the LOC123720442 gene encoding uncharacterized protein C14orf119; its protein translation is MSSSGLTSEAQLRYMLQWFEEFSELQREDFLPILAAAHGDKPDQLTAGLSTLTCDDKPLSLFQCRIKLFNEWYPTWNEDQKERLIKAVTETDPDFGEKLQDILINGIKVNGIDEFFSTIEYSENKELTATEQPSEGENLVSQEVAVEIAAAS